From a single Theropithecus gelada isolate Dixy chromosome 10, Tgel_1.0, whole genome shotgun sequence genomic region:
- the ASIP gene encoding agouti-signaling protein codes for MDVTRLLLATLLVFLCFFTAYSHLPPEEKLRDDRSLRSNSSVNLLDFPSVSIVALNKKSKQISRKEAEKKRSSKKEASMKKVARPRTPLSAPCVATRDSCKPPAPACCDPCASCQCRFFRSACSCRVLSLNC; via the exons ATGGATGTCACCCGCCTACTCCTGGCCACCCTGCTGGTCTTCCTCTGCTTCTTCACTGCCtacagccacctgccacctgAGGAGAAGCTCCGAGATGACAGGAGCCTGAGAAGCAACTCCTCTGTGAACCTACTGGACTTCCCTTCTGTCTCTATTGTGG CACTGAACAAGAAATCCAAACAGATCAgcagaaaagaagcagaaaagaagaGATCTTCTAAG AAGGAGGCTTCGATGAAGAAAGTGGCGCGGCCCCGGACCCCCCTCTCTGCGCCCTGCGTGGCCACCCGCGACAGCTGCAAGCCGCCTGCACCCGCCTGTTGCGACCCGTGCGCCTCCTGCCAGTGCCGCTTCTTCCGCAGTGCCTGCTCCTGCCGCGTGCTCAGCCTCAACTGCTGA